A segment of the Blastocatellia bacterium genome:
AAAGCGAGCAACGACCTCAACTCACGGTCCCATCCCAAGCGCTTGAGGGAAAGACGTTCCAGACGGCTCTAGTTGAACGCCGAGCCTTCCGTGATGAACTTCAAGCCACTGCGACGATTAAACCGGATGAATATCGGCTGGTTCATGTCAGCCCGCGTATTGAAGGCCGAGCACTCGACATCCAGGTGCAACTGGGCGATCAGGTCAAGCCGGGGCAACCCTTGGCGCTGCTCGACAGTATCGAGTTAGGACAGAAGAAGGCAGCATTTCTCCAAGCGATGACCAATCGCGACGTGGACCGGCGCAATTTCGAGCGAGAAAAAGGCTTATTTGAACAACGGATCTCTTCTGAGAAGGAGTACTTGGCGGTCAAGGGTGCCTACGAAAAGAGTCTGGCGGCCTATCGTGCCGCCTATGAAGCGCTTCGTCTCATTGGGCTCTCCGAGGAGGAAATTAAAAAGATCAACTGGAGTGAGAAGGGTAAGCCACTATCCTCCTTCCCGCTCCTGGCACCTCAAGCCGGGACAGTGATCGAGCGGCCCTTTACGCGCGGGGAATTGATCACGCCGAAGGATAATGCCTTCACCATTGCGGACCTGTCCACCGTCTGGATCCTCCTCGATATCTATGAACAGCATCTCGCGGCTGTCACGGTCGGCAATGAGGTTGAGATCAAGGTCGACGCGTATCCGCGAGAGACCTTTCGCGGCAAGATTGTCTATCTGAGTTATGTCCTGAAACCTGAAACTCGCACCGTTGACGCTCGTGTCGAGATCCCAAATCCTGGCTTACGGCTCCGCCCTGGCATGTTTGCCCGAGCCATTCTCACGCTTCCCAACATCGATGACGGCCAGAAAGTCGTCACCGTCCCGCAGGATGCCATTCAACAGGTCGATGAAAAGCCCGTGGCGTTTGTTGAGGAGCGCCCGGGAACTTACAGCGTGCGGGAACTCGTGATCGGGAGACGGTCCGGTACGGACGTTGAAGTGCGTTCCGGGTTGGCCGAAGGCGAGCGGGTGGTGACTCAAGGGTCGTTCTATCTCAAATCGATTCTCTTGAAGGAGCGGATTGCGGGAGGCTAGGACTGATCGTCGTCAGAGGAGCTGGGCATGCTGAACGCGCTCTTTGAATTTTCGTTGCGGAACCGATTTCTGGTGGTGGTCTTTGCCGGGGTGATCATCGCTGCCGGCGTCTATGCGATGCAAAGGTTGCCGATCGATGCTGTGCCGGACGTGACGCCGAACCAAGTGCAGATTCTCACCAACTCGCCTGGCTTGGGTCCCGTGGAGGTCGAGAAATTCATCACCTTTCCAGTCGAAACCGCCATGTCCGGTTTGCCGGGCATTAAATTGATCCGCTCGGTGTCCCGTTTTGGGCTCTCCGCCGTGACCGTGTACTTTGAGGAAGGCATGGACATCTATTTCTGCCGCCGACTGGTGATGGAGCGGCTGCCGCGGGCCCAGCAAGCGATTCCTCCGGGATTCGGCCATCCGGAGATGGGACCCATTTCAACCGGCTTAGGCGAGATCTTCCAGTTCGAGGTGAGGGGCCAGGGCTACTCCCTCATGCAGCTGCGCACCATCTTGGATTGGGACATCGCCTTCAAGTTGCGTTCAGTCCCTGGCGTGGTTGAGGTCAACAGCTATGGGGGAGAGCTGCAAACGTACGAAGTGGTGCTCGATCCCGCGAAACTGGTCGCTTACAACATTCCGATTGGCCGCGTGTTTCAGGCCCTCGAACGCAATAACAGCAATACAGGCGGCGGGTACATCGTGCACGCGCAAGAGCAGTACCTCGTCCGTGGCGAGGGATTGGTGCAGACCCTGGAGGACCTGAACAACATTGTGGTGAGCACGGGGCACGACGGAACCCCGATCTATATTCGCAACATTGCCGAGACCCGCTTTGAGCCGATGGTGCGTCAGGGAGCGGTCACGCGTGACGAGCGCGGCGAAGTCGTGACCGGGGTTGTATTAATGCTCATCGGGGAAAATTCGCGCGTTGTGGTGAACCGGATCAAGGCGAAGCTCGAGGAGATCCGGCCGTCCCTGCCGCCGGGCGTGACGGTGGATCCGTACTATGACCGAAGCGACCTGGTGCGCGACACGATCAAGACCGTGATCACCAATTTGAGCGAGGGCGCGTTGCTCGTCATCGCCGTGCTGTTTCTTCTGCTCGGCAATCTTCGCGCCGGGCTCATCGTGGCGTCCGTGATCCCGCTCTCGATGTTGGTCGCGCTCACCGGCATGCTGGCCGCCGGCATTTCCGGCAACCTCATGAGCCTCGGGGCCATCGATTTCGGCCTCATCGTCGATGGCGCCGTCGTCATGGTTGAAAATATCATGCGACATCTGGCGGAGCGCCGAAAGGACGTGGGACGCCGGCCGACCCCCGAGGAGTTTCGGCCACTCATCCTGCAATCCGGCCGTGAAGTGCTCCGTCCAATTTTCTTTGCCGTCGGCATTATCATTATCGTCTATCTCCCGATTCTGACCCTGCAAGGCGTCGAGGGGAAAATGTTTCGCCCGATGGCGTTGACCGTCATCTTTGCTCTCGTCGCCGCCCTGATTCTCGCGTTCACGGTCGCCCCCGTCTTCGCCAGCATCTTCCTAGGCCATGGCGTCAGCGCAGAGGAAACGCGCCTTATTCGCTGGGCCAAAAGGATCTACCACCCGGTGCTACTGCGAACGTTCCGGCACCCGATCATCACAGGAGCGGTCGCCGCCGTTCTCTTTGCCGTCAGCTTAGCTGTGGCAGCCTTCTTGGGCGGCGAGTTTATCCCCAAATTGGACGAAGGGGCGGTCGCCGTCCAAGCGTGGCGGTACCCCAGCGTGTCCTTAGAGGAATCCGTGAAGAGTACGACGAGGATCGGGCAGGTGTTGCGCCAATTTCCTGAAGTCGCCACGATCGTCCCTCGAACCGGCCGCCCGGAGATTGCCACGGACTATGTCGGCGTGGAAGTCAGCGACATCTATATCATCTTGAAGCCCAGGTCGGAATGGAAGACGGCGCACACGAAAGACGACCTGATTGAGGCCTTCGACCGAGCGTTAAGGGCGGCAGTGCCCGGCACCGTCTTCAGTTATTCGCAGCCCATTGAGTTGCGGGTGCAGGAAATGATTGCGGGAGTACGCTCCGACATCGCCATCACGATTTTCGGCGAGGATATGGACGTGCTCAAACGGCTGGGCGATCAGGTCGCGCAAGTCGTCTCCCGAGTTCCAGGAGCCGCAGACACCAAGGCAGAGCAAGTCGCCGGCATGCCGTATCTTCGGGTGATCGTGAACCGCCAGGCCATCGCTCGCTATGGCATCAATGCAACGGACGTTTTGGAGACGGTTGAAGCCGTGGGGGGACGGGTCGCCGGGCAAGTCGTCAAAGGCAACCAACGCTTTTTCATTCAAGTGCGCTTCAGGCCCGAAGACCGGACCAACTTTGACCGGATCAAGGAAATCCGGGTCGCCGATTCCGCCGGCCGGCAAATCCCCCTCAATCAACTGGCCGACATTCGAATCGAGACGGGTTTGGCGCAGATCAGCCGGGAAAACATTCATCGGCGCCTCGCTGTCGAGACCAATGTCCGAGGTCGGGATTTGGCGAGCTTCGTGGCCGACGCCCAGCGCGCGGTCGCGGCCCAGGTCCCCTTACCAAAAGGCTATTGGATCGAGTGGGGTGGACAGTTTGAGCAATTACAGGAGGCGTCCACCCGACTCTCAATTGTTGTGCCGATCGCGTTGTTTCTGATCTTCGTGCTCCTCTATTCCACCTTTAATGCGGCCCGCCCGGCCATCCTGATTTTTCTGAACGTGCCCTTGGCAGCCACGGGCGGAATCTTTGCCTTAGCCGTTCGCGGCATGCCGTTTTCCATTTCAGCCGGGGTCGGCTTTATCGCGCTCTTCGGGGTCGCCGTACTGAATGGGGTCGTTCTGATGTCCTACGTTCTCGATCTGCAAAAGAAGGGGCTCTCGCGAGAAGAGGCAGCCACTCAGGGTGCCTTGATCCGGCTGCGCCCCGTGCTCATGACCGCGTTGGTGGCCAGCCTCGGGTTTGTTCCTATGGCCCTGTCCACTTCGGCAGGTGCGGAGGTACAGCGGCCACTCGCGACCGTCGTCATCGGTGGACTGGTGACGTCTACCGCCCTGACCCTTCTGGTGCTGCCAACGCTGTATGTCTGTGAAGAGCGCTTCCAAGAAGCCTGGCTTCAGCGAAAGAAGAAGGGGGAGGAAGTCCCCGAGGCATCCATACAAAAAGCATAGGATCGGGTTGGGGAACCGCTAAAAACCAGGAAGGAGCTCGCGGGTCTTCATGACTAAAGCCGACGTGATTCTACTCGACGGTCTCAGAGGTCTTCATCTTATCGCTGTCTGCCTGGAGATGGCCACATGAAGCCCAACAGCGCTGCTCTGCCGAGACTGGTCCTTGCCGGCATGCTCGGCATTGTCCCTCTGCTGGGGTTCACTGGCTGCATGGAGATGATCACCCCGCAACCGTTCAGTGCCGAGCAGAGGGTGATCGGCAAATCCGAGCAGCAACTCGTGGCCTGCGCCGGGCCGCCCCGGACCGCGTCGTCACATGACGGGGTGAGAATCCTGACCTATCACAGGGAAAGCGGACTCTTGGAAGGCTCATCTCCCGGCTCCAAAAGCAGCCGCCCCGAAGGGGCGCGGCATGGATGCACCGCCATCGTGACGCTGCAGAATGATCGGGTCACAGAGGTGCAGTACCACATGACGCCGGAATCAACGGCCACGCATGAGCATTGTGAAGAGATCTTTCAGCGCTGTGGGCCGTAGGCCCATG
Coding sequences within it:
- a CDS encoding CusA/CzcA family heavy metal efflux RND transporter, producing the protein MLNALFEFSLRNRFLVVVFAGVIIAAGVYAMQRLPIDAVPDVTPNQVQILTNSPGLGPVEVEKFITFPVETAMSGLPGIKLIRSVSRFGLSAVTVYFEEGMDIYFCRRLVMERLPRAQQAIPPGFGHPEMGPISTGLGEIFQFEVRGQGYSLMQLRTILDWDIAFKLRSVPGVVEVNSYGGELQTYEVVLDPAKLVAYNIPIGRVFQALERNNSNTGGGYIVHAQEQYLVRGEGLVQTLEDLNNIVVSTGHDGTPIYIRNIAETRFEPMVRQGAVTRDERGEVVTGVVLMLIGENSRVVVNRIKAKLEEIRPSLPPGVTVDPYYDRSDLVRDTIKTVITNLSEGALLVIAVLFLLLGNLRAGLIVASVIPLSMLVALTGMLAAGISGNLMSLGAIDFGLIVDGAVVMVENIMRHLAERRKDVGRRPTPEEFRPLILQSGREVLRPIFFAVGIIIIVYLPILTLQGVEGKMFRPMALTVIFALVAALILAFTVAPVFASIFLGHGVSAEETRLIRWAKRIYHPVLLRTFRHPIITGAVAAVLFAVSLAVAAFLGGEFIPKLDEGAVAVQAWRYPSVSLEESVKSTTRIGQVLRQFPEVATIVPRTGRPEIATDYVGVEVSDIYIILKPRSEWKTAHTKDDLIEAFDRALRAAVPGTVFSYSQPIELRVQEMIAGVRSDIAITIFGEDMDVLKRLGDQVAQVVSRVPGAADTKAEQVAGMPYLRVIVNRQAIARYGINATDVLETVEAVGGRVAGQVVKGNQRFFIQVRFRPEDRTNFDRIKEIRVADSAGRQIPLNQLADIRIETGLAQISRENIHRRLAVETNVRGRDLASFVADAQRAVAAQVPLPKGYWIEWGGQFEQLQEASTRLSIVVPIALFLIFVLLYSTFNAARPAILIFLNVPLAATGGIFALAVRGMPFSISAGVGFIALFGVAVLNGVVLMSYVLDLQKKGLSREEAATQGALIRLRPVLMTALVASLGFVPMALSTSAGAEVQRPLATVVIGGLVTSTALTLLVLPTLYVCEERFQEAWLQRKKKGEEVPEASIQKA
- a CDS encoding efflux RND transporter periplasmic adaptor subunit; translation: MGRNLCFVALCLLILSLASCKERPVEPQSSAAGKEESTQPNTQTPEPGTPRRGVEESEQRPQLTVPSQALEGKTFQTALVERRAFRDELQATATIKPDEYRLVHVSPRIEGRALDIQVQLGDQVKPGQPLALLDSIELGQKKAAFLQAMTNRDVDRRNFEREKGLFEQRISSEKEYLAVKGAYEKSLAAYRAAYEALRLIGLSEEEIKKINWSEKGKPLSSFPLLAPQAGTVIERPFTRGELITPKDNAFTIADLSTVWILLDIYEQHLAAVTVGNEVEIKVDAYPRETFRGKIVYLSYVLKPETRTVDARVEIPNPGLRLRPGMFARAILTLPNIDDGQKVVTVPQDAIQQVDEKPVAFVEERPGTYSVRELVIGRRSGTDVEVRSGLAEGERVVTQGSFYLKSILLKERIAGG